The following is a genomic window from Thunnus maccoyii chromosome 13, fThuMac1.1, whole genome shotgun sequence.
TTTGTTGCACTAAAGATGCTTAAATCTTCCAAAAGCAGGAAGAATGTCTACCCATGTCACACCCATGGTTAAAGGATAGGTTATGTTGGGTTTTAAATCTATCCTTCAATTCAATATATTGCCAGTGTCAGGCTGATCTGGCAAGTTGGTGATTTCTACCTGCTGGTCCTGATGTATTGCATACAGAGTGTCATCAAAACTGGATCTCTATAGATTCAAGGACACTGAGATGTCCTTGGGGCAGTTCACAttccacaatttaaaaaaaaaagacatggtAGTTATTTTATAGGCAGATTGAGTATTTTAGACAGAATTTATTTGAAATTGAGGCCAAGAAATTCCTAAATACAGAGGAATTTAGTATTTCCACATCGACCTCCACCCTGTCTACAGAGCCCTCTTTACACTGACATaacatttacaaagaaaaacgTTACATCATACAGTGGTGAAAGGAGTATCAAAATCGTTTACTCaaataaaagtactcattacAGATAAAGGTTCTGCAgtcaaaatcttaaaataaaagtacagtCTTACAAAAAGTATTATCAGTCAAATGTGTACTGTGAAGTgtcaaagtaaaagtactcgttCTGATGAAAAATTCCCCGTTagcattttattgttatatatAACATTATTGATAATACCGATGTATTAATGCAtatgcagcattttactgttgtaacAGGTCAAGATGTAGCTgcttttaactactttatatactgttggctAATTCAGTACAGCATTTCCCAAAAACATTGTTCCTTtacacaaatctgttcatatatttggacttttctctaatctttgattttttttgtgaattattGGATAATTTTACCTCTTGAGGCTTTGAACAATTACTTAAATGGCACCATAAAAAGAAATTCAGAGGGAAAATCAGTCTCTGCTGATAATAACTCATAGACACCAAACAGGGCCCCAACTACACTCTCCTGAAATTACATGCCAAAAACTGAACCACTGATTAAATCTTGAAATGCATTGCATTTTATAAGATGGTCgtgttttttaaagtaaaattttaatctgaaatgTAACCAGTAACTTTAGCTGCCAAGTCGCCTAAATAGTGGAAATCTGAAATGCATTGTAAGTACAAGGaagcataaaatgaaaagaagaaactacaagtacctcaaaactgtccttaagtgcagtactttaGTAaatactttccaccactgccaatatattacaaaataaatatagtcACTGTTATTAGAAGATTTATGCATTTCATTGGGGAAATTTTATTTCCCTTGTGGGTTTTTAATTTTTCCACCAACCCAATGAGGGTTGCATGCTTCAATAAAGCATCAGAATAGATATTCAAAAAAACCGGTCATacatctgttttgtgttttcatgtgctgTACTTAACAGAATTTTAGTGATGTAATTAGTTTGAATGGTTACAAGTATGAAGGAGACAAAGCTGTGTTGTGTTCTGTGTGAACATGGCAGGCTGTTTGACATCTTCATTAGGATTACGTTTGTTTACCAACACAGAAGTGAATCACCGGTATAATTATgtcataaatgatgatgaatatttCATGATATAACAACACTTAAAAGGCAACGCAGAGAAAACAAGAGCTGATGAACCTGTGGTCCAGTGTGAaactgtccatggtgctgaaactaattcatgtgtttttataggGACAGAGCTGTTATAACCATAATTTGGGGACTGTTTTGTGTGACTGAAAGTGctgcttgtgttgttttgaattcTTGCTTTGACTATTATActttgtataaaatgtcatagCCTTTCTTAGTCGCCTAAAATGTGCCATACTAGTTGTTTCTGAACTTGCCCTCTTCTCCTCTAAGGCACATTTTCTACCTAGGGTTCTAGCTGGGCCAAAATGCACAATTCTGACATGAACCTGTATCTGCCATTGAATTAGATGTTTACGCAAACCCCCTCCGTGGTGTTATATTTTAGGTGCCTTTACCAATGTGGCCTTCATTTTTCTCTACTGCATACTAAATATTCGTTCATCAAGTGACTTACCACTACTATGTTGTTATATGCTGAATTCTGCAGTgaatctgacatgtttctgacagTATTTATAATACTTTTTCTTCTACAGAGCCTCATTGAAAGGATTTCTTTTAAtctctttgacatttttaggTAAAGACTTTTCAACCATACCCTTTAGTTTAACAGTTAGTGTCTAATGTCAACAACCTTAACAATTAACCGACTTTTCAGAATGAAACAGCGTAACAACTACCAACTGAGTTTTATTGGTTCGTTGATAACAATCATTACACAGGTACAtctataaacaaataaaaagaaactgcACACTTGTACTTGATACAGATACCTAAAACCCACATGAATATTGCTACTGCTGGTATGCATTTGACATCTCAAATAATGTACAGTTTGTCTGTAGGCATTTAAGAAGCCAGTCTcaacaatttcttttttttatggttaCACACCTCATTAGCTTGGCTAAGAAAACAAATTCCATTTTTACCATCCTTACAATGTACCATTACACACTGCATATAGAAAGATTGAaaacccttttcacagcagctATACAAATTTATTGCGATGCTATCACAGAACAGAGACACAACCAACACACGTGATGCACAGTTCTGATAGGGAGAGCTCCAGTACTAGAGATTTTAGGTTTATTGATCAGATTCGTTAAGAAAACTGCATGAGTACAAGAGTTAACATACAAGAACAAAGCTTACAAACATTCTAAAACACTGTTCTTcattataaacaataaaacaatgagtTGCCCTGTGACTTGGTCCGTCCCCACCCCAGCACAGATTACATACACTGTCCCTTATAAAGCATATGGAATGTAATCCACGCAGGCAAGCTCTTTCCGTTGTTGCCCCGTCTCCTGTGAACGTTGTGCTTGCGTGTTGACACCGTAACCTGTCCCGCACCCTCCCCTCCTtcacatttaaaactgaaatgaaatccACTGACAGTAACAACAATGACCGCGACTTTCGTGGCGATGCAAAATTGTGGGATGTGATGAAATTCCCCGTCTCCAAatcgacttttttttttctttcattaaaaaaaagtgttctcTACAATCAAACTACTAAAAAACCTGTATTTAGAAAATAGTTGATAAAAATATTCCCCTGAATTGTACAAGAAAAGAGGTACAGGGAGCACTGGTAAAAGATGTGGTTTGAGAGATGTTATTCTGCTGCCTCATCTTTTTCATCAGCTGCGTCTGTAGCTGGTGCCTGgaacacacatttttaacagcGTCAAAGTTACATCAGAGGAGTCGAActtattttgcatgtttatacACGATGACATGACCCTTACCTCTTCCTCAGCTTTGGCTTCGCCATTCTCAGCGGGGGCCTCTGGTGCTTTCTCCTCAGGCTTGGCCTTCTCCACCTCCTTAGCTTTCTTGGGCTTAGCTGGTGCCTTCTGCAAGCAAACACATTCACCACGTTAGGCACTACTCAAAGTCAGGAGTCTAAAAAGTGAGTTTAATGATGATAAATCAAAACAAGATCCCACCTTTGGCTTAGGTTTAGGCTCTGCCTTTGCAGGTGCAGGTCTCTGTGGGGAAGAAAAACTTTAATGTTAGCACTGAGAAAGCAGTGAGCAGCATACATATTGTCTGTGACAGTCTGGGCTTGTCTATACTTACATCTTTCAACCTGAGAGATCTCCTCTTGggctgcagacagagagaacaaacaGGGGGATTACTTTTAACATATGTTATGATAATGGATGTTACTGATGGGGTGTTACTGACCCCTGGTGGGTGAGCAGACTAactgtttcattatttttatgaggaataaaaacacagacactccAAACAAAGTgtcattctgtttatttcttacCGCTGAttcagctcctccagctgcctgtaagaaacaaacaaaaaaaatcacattaaggACATTGTCTGCACTCTCCTGTACTGTGGTGGGTTTAATTGGTGATGGGACTGGGGCATGGGCTTTAAGTATTAGTTATGTAACTCAAAAGTGGGCGTTTCCAGACAGAGTACCAGCCTATGGCTGCACATACAGCTCCATACATGATTTAGGTCAGACCGagcactgtgattggctgagaaaTGTCTAAAACCTTGCACAATGGGGCTCATAATCTCAGTGCATATAAACATCAGTCCTCATCAAAACTATATGAGTAGGACCTACTCATTAGTTAGCCTGTTTACACTCATTATATCAAGATTCAGGATGTTTAGTCACTCCAGAAGTACAATCCTATGAAATACTTTAGCTGGAAGGCTCCATTACAGgcaaaacagtaaataaatatatataagaaGACAAAATATAATATCACATATTAACTGTAATTTACACATCAAACATAGTCTTTGAGGAACTACATTTGTATGGCGCAAGCGTCATAAAACAAACCGAATGCGTGCTTTGGCATGCTTGAACACAAAAGTGTACCAGagtaatataataacataatgtaGTGCAAATGGCATCATGTGGCTTTCTCTCCCAGCTCCTGCAAGTGATTTGCCTACTGTAAAACTCCGGTGGAGGAGGGGGCGGACTCCGCCTCCTCACGACACAGCCATTCATTGGTAATAAATGGGATTGCCAGTGTAGGGAGAAAACCGAGCCGTGTAGTGAATGTTCCCGCCATGAATTTGAAAAGAGTCACTCCGAGATGCTCAGCGACTCTGTGGGTCTGGTAGCAGAATCTACTGGAGCCCCCAGCAACAGGAGCAGCGCTGTGCTGACGGAGGCTCGCCATTGCATAACCTACAACTGGCCTGAGCCGACAACACAGACACTCCGCTACACGACGGACGCCTTCCAACAAACGCGTTTCACCGGCGCTAATAAAGGCGGCCATGcatgaacaaaacacacacatgcgcgtTAGGTttatgaaagagagaaagtgattAATTAAATCATAATAAGAGTGTTTAATTTTCTCACAAGAAAGACATAAACAAGACTTAGTACCCATACAAAAAATAACAACCTCAACATTACAGCCAAACTCCTACAGAATAACATGCTTTCACTGAATTTTGCGTTTTCAATTTCGGTCCCATTTTCTGGGAGAAACTTTCGTATCCAGCGTGACGACCCCCGTAAGGAAACAATCAATATGCCGCCAACTTTCTCTGCAGAAAAGCGATCTATCGACACAGAAAACGACCCCCGGCTCTGACCTGCACTGTatttacacacaaatgcaaGAATGCATGTCACCATTCTGCGGTAAAAAACCCGGCACACTGAAAACCACCTGGCACAAAGATAATCACTGCACGGGAGAGATAAGACCAACAATCAGccacttgaaaaaaaatcacaacagacGCTAAATACCGACTAAACTCTCGGCTGTGGACACTCGCTCTGAACAGAAAACGGACATTTGCAGCAACATTTTAACAACTCTGTTAAAACCGCAAAGCTGTGTAACAAGCCCGTTTTACAAATTGCAGTTGTGGGTTATAAATGCTGTATTACTAAATGCATGAAAGATATCGGTCTACTCACTTTGCTCCTTTTAGGCATGGTTGGTTTGTGTGGGGTGTTTTTgtagaaggaaaaaagagagctaAGTGTAAGTCAATACAGGAGAAAATACAGTGGTATATTCAGGATAAAGCTGTACAAGTACAGTCTAATACAGCGCAGCGAGACGTTAATGTTCCATTGGAAGAAAAACTAGCTCAAACCGGATTGGattctccccctccctccctatTCAAACCGTTATAGTTCCTGCATGATTGACGGCGCTATGTCCCGCCCCCGCTGCACGGTGATTGGGCGAAACAGTGGTCAGCAACACGATTTCAAATCTGGACTCCTACCTGTGTGGGTACGTCACACGTCACTCAACAAATACGGCGAGCGATTTGTCTTTCTGTGCAGCCATCTGCTATAACAAGGCGAAAATTGTCATTAAATCTGCTTTTAACCTTGCTTAGACATGCatatttctctctaaatgcaaCATGTTTATATGGAAGAGCATTGAgtgtaatatgttttaaaatatactcCCCATTCTGCGCCTTTTACACGATTGATAAAGGAAAATGTGGCATGTGTATTGGCAATAGATTGGGAGAGGGGCGTGTGCTCCCCCAGCCAAGTCTTTTGTATTAAAGCTTGGGAAAATGGCGACAGGATAAGTGTGGGTACAGCTCCTAGCAGGCTGTGTGCTCTTGTGCAATAACCTCCTCGAAGTGTTGTCACCGTCCACTTGCTCCACTGTGAGTGTGCGGTCCAAACATGACTTCAGTGGAAACAACCGCGGTGGCGCTCCAGCTTTGTGTGTGAaagtcatttcagacatttcagCACGGAGACATTCATTTCCCCCTTGT
Proteins encoded in this region:
- the si:ch73-1a9.3 gene encoding non-histone chromosomal protein HMG-like, producing the protein MPKRSKAAGGAESAPKRRSLRLKDRPAPAKAEPKPKPKKAPAKPKKAKEVEKAKPEEKAPEAPAENGEAKAEEEAPATDAADEKDEAAE